A single window of Hirundo rustica isolate bHirRus1 chromosome 16, bHirRus1.pri.v3, whole genome shotgun sequence DNA harbors:
- the RPS21 gene encoding small ribosomal subunit protein eS21: MQNDAGEFVDLYVPRKCSASNRIIGAKDHASIQINISEVDKVTGRVNGQFKTYAICGPIRRMGESDDSILRLAKNDGIVSKNF; the protein is encoded by the exons ATGCAGAACGACGCTGGGGAGTTCGTGGACCTTTATGTCCCTCGGAAATG CTCTGCTAGCAACAGAATCATTGGTGCTAAGGATCATGCTTCCATTCAGATAAACATTTCTGAG GTGGACAAGGTGACAGGCAGAGTGAATGGCCAGTTCAAGACCTATGCGATCTGTGGCCCGATCCGGAGAATG gGTGAATCAGATGACTCCATTTTGCGTCTGGCGAAAAATGATGGAATTGTTTCCAA gAACTTTTAA